The genome window AACACCGACTCCTATGATACCTCCATCACCAACCCTTGTGACTCCGATGCCAGCACCAACCCCTGTCTCTCCAACGCCAATCCCGGTGGCCCCAACACCGACCCTCGTGATGTCGCCAGCACCCACCCCTGTGACTCCGACGCCACCCCCAGCCCCGGCCCCAGCGCCGGCTACATCGACCGGCAAGTGCCCCGTGGACACACTGAAGCTACTTGCGTGCGTGGACGTGCTCAATGGGCTGTTGCACGCGGTGATCGGCAGTAGCGCCAGGAATACATGCTGCCCGCTGCTGTCCGGCGTTGCCGACCTCGACGCTGCTCTCTGCCTTTGCACCACCATCAAGGTCAAGGCCCTCAACATCAACCTCATGCTGCCCATCGCCATCGAGGTGCTCGTCAACCAGTGCGGCAAGAGAGTGCCGAAAGACTTCCACTGCCCTAATTAAGCTCCATAGATTACTATATGTACTATC of Triticum dicoccoides isolate Atlit2015 ecotype Zavitan unplaced genomic scaffold, WEW_v2.0 scaffold133931, whole genome shotgun sequence contains these proteins:
- the LOC119343605 gene encoding 36.4 kDa proline-rich protein-like, with product PSPTLVTPTPAPVMPPTPTSVTPMPAPTPVSPTPTPVAPTPTPMIPPSPTLVTPMPAPTPVSPTPIPVAPTPTLVMSPAPTPVTPTPPPAPAPAPATSTGKCPVDTLKLLACVDVLNGLLHAVIGSSARNTCCPLLSGVADLDAALCLCTTIKVKALNINLMLPIAIEVLVNQCGKRVPKDFHCPN